The following nucleotide sequence is from Pseudarthrobacter psychrotolerans.
TCCTGGGATCCAGCGGCAGTAACCCCGGCGCCTGAATCCGTCGCCGATAGGTTTTCCGCAGTTGAAACAGTGACGTTCGCCATGGACGGCAGCACCTACGAGCTCGACCTCAATGAGGCTCACACCACGCAATTGCGCGTTGCTTTGCGCCGTTACGTGGAAGCTGCCAGCAGGACAATAAAGCCCCGGGGCAAGGTCCGTCCGGCGGATCAGGGAAAGGGAGGAAAATCAACTCAGGTCCGTGCCTGGGCCAAAGAACAGGGACTGCCCGTCAGCGACCGTGGCAGCATCCCGGCAACGTGCTGGAAAAATACGTAGCGGCCCACTGACAGACAAACCCGGAATCTATGTGGTGCCTGCCTGCATGTTGCGGGCGGCAATGGGGTCCAGGAACTGCGGTGTTCCCGGCCCGGTGGGGTTTTGGCCGGCCGGCCCGGTGTCATGGTCGTTGTCGATGAGGCCGTCGATCTGGTGCAGGATCCATTCCCTCACGGCCTGCTCTTCCTCCCAGGATTCGACGTATGTCCAGCGGGCGGCGATTTCATCTCGGAGTTCGGGCAGTGTCTGGCGTTGGGCGCCGCGGCGGAACTGATCGGTGATGGCTTCGCGCGCCTGGCGGCGCTGTTCCTCGTTCCACCGTTCCTGTTGAACGATGGATCCGGATTCGTCGCGGATGACCGCGCGGGGACGTTGGTTCATCCGGAGCATCGGGTTCAGCGTCCTTTCCTTGTCGGGGTTTGTGTGGTCATGTCGCTTCCAGTATTGCTGTTCCGTCCAGCAACATGCAGCAGTCCGCAGCAGGAAAAACCGATGCGCGGATGGACCGGCGCCATGGCACGGCCTGAAGAGGGCTGAAGCTCCGGAGAACTACCGCCTTGGCAGAGGATTCATCGGCCGGGCGCCGGGCCGGGCCGGGCCCGGGTTCTGGTGTGTGCGGGCCGGTCGTGTGTGATGGAGCAGATCTGCACGGTGATGCGGGTTGCGGCGTGCGGATGCCCGGTCTGCAGCGCGGTCCGGATGGTGCGGGCCGCCTGGCGGGCGATGTCCGGGGCGGGGGTGTCCAGGGCGACGCCGAGCCGGACGCGTACGGTTGTGTTCCCGTCCTCGGTCCGGACCTCGACGGGCGGCGTGTCCGCAGGTGGGTCCCGCCGGTCAGGCGGGTTCGGCCCTGCCTGACGGCGAGGCGCCAGGCAGGATCTGCGGGGTAGACCGCGAGGACTCCGTCAATGCCCAGCAGCAGGTCGCGGAGCAGGTCGGCTGTGGTCATGTTCGGATCCTTTCCGGGGTGGCGGCGGCGTCTTCGACGAGGTCGGTGACGGCGATGTCGATGGCGGTGATGTTCAGTTCGGTGTGCATGGCCA
It contains:
- a CDS encoding histone-like nucleoid-structuring protein Lsr2, translated to MDGSTYELDLNEAHTTQLRVALRRYVEAASRTIKPRGKVRPADQGKGGKSTQVRAWAKEQGLPVSDRGSIPATCWKNT